A portion of the Bifidobacterium sp. ESL0800 genome contains these proteins:
- a CDS encoding cupredoxin domain-containing protein, which produces MFINVAVVLAALVVSVAIVWYFFAPRKAAQASREGAVQTAHIVVKGGYTPAVVDVEAGTPVRLQFDRQEDGECSSHVVFSDLGIDQTLPAFKTTDVEFTPSKPGDLPYACGMNMLHGMVHVLPKGAKGNG; this is translated from the coding sequence ATGTTTATCAATGTTGCGGTGGTTCTGGCGGCGCTTGTGGTGAGCGTGGCCATCGTCTGGTACTTCTTTGCGCCGCGCAAGGCCGCGCAGGCCAGCCGCGAGGGGGCGGTACAGACCGCGCATATCGTGGTGAAAGGCGGGTATACCCCGGCTGTCGTCGACGTCGAGGCCGGAACTCCGGTGCGCTTGCAATTCGATCGGCAGGAGGACGGTGAGTGCTCGTCGCATGTCGTCTTCAGCGACCTGGGCATCGACCAGACCCTGCCGGCGTTCAAGACCACCGACGTCGAGTTCACGCCGAGCAAGCCCGGAGACCTGCCCTACGCCTGCGGGATGAATATGCTGCACGGCATGGTGCATGTGCTGCCGAAAGGCGCGAAAGGCAACGGCTGA
- a CDS encoding metal-sensitive transcriptional regulator, translating to MVTRLRRIEGQVRAITAMVENDTYCIDVLTQIAAANSALKSVALLLLEDHLDSCVATAAAKGGPVADEKMDEAVAAIKRLVKS from the coding sequence CTGGTCACCCGGCTGCGTCGCATCGAAGGGCAGGTGCGGGCGATCACCGCGATGGTGGAGAACGACACCTACTGCATTGACGTGCTCACCCAGATCGCCGCCGCCAACAGCGCCCTCAAGTCGGTGGCGCTGCTCCTGCTCGAAGACCATCTCGACAGCTGCGTCGCCACGGCCGCGGCCAAGGGCGGCCCGGTGGCCGACGAAAAGATGGACGAGGCCGTCGCCGCCATCAAACGCCTGGTGAAATCATAA